One Zymoseptoria tritici IPO323 chromosome 3, whole genome shotgun sequence genomic region harbors:
- the MgCdc42 gene encoding uncharacterized protein (A members of the Ras superfamily of small GTPases.): MVVATIKCVVVGDGAVGKTCLLISYTTNKFPSEYVPTVFDNYAVTVMIGDEPYTLGLFDTAGQEDYDRLRPLSYPQTDVFLVCFSVTSPASFENVREKWFPEVHHHCPGVPCLIVGTQTDLRDDGSVREKLAKQKMQPVRKEDGEKMAKELGAVKYVECSALTQFKLKDVFDEAIVAALEPPQVKKTKRESRSSLICVYIC, translated from the exons ATGGTGGTCGCTACTATAAA ATGTGTGGTGGTCGGTGACGGTGCTGTGGGCAAGACATGTCTTCTCATAAGTTACACGACCAACAAGTTCCCTTCGGAGTATGTTCCGACGGTGTTTGACAACTACGCGGTGACGGTGAT GATCGGCGACGAACCGTACACGCTTGGCCTCTTCGATACCGCCGGACAAGAAGATTACGACCGCCTACGACCTCTCTCCTACCCGCAAACCGACGTCTTCCTAGTCTGCTTCTCCGTCACCTCGCCCGCCTCATTCGAAAACGTCCGGGAAAAGTGGTTCCCTGAAGTGCATCACCACTGCCCGGGCGTTCCCTGCCTGATCGTTGGCACGCAGACAGATTTGCGCGACGATGGCTCCGTGCGTGAGAAATTGGccaagcagaagatgcagcCGGTGCGGaaggaggacggcgagaaGATGGCCAAGGAGTTGGGTGCCGTCAAGTACGTGGAGTGCTCGGCGTTGACGCAGTTCAAGTTGAAGGATGTCTTTGATGAGGCGATTGTGGCTGCGTTGGAGCCGCCGCAGGTTAAGAAGACGAAGCGTGAGTCGAGATCATCCCTAATATGTGTCTATATATGCTGA
- the Mfs21 gene encoding putative siderophore-dependent iron transporter (Shows sequence similarity to SIT1 and ARN1 of S. cerevisiae and MirC of E. nidulans. These are Major facilitator superfamily transporters which act with siderophores in iron uptake. || MFS-MDR transporter belonging to the DHA2 subfamily. These type of MFS transporters are implicated in MDR and secretion of fungal secondary metabolites.. ...), whose product MRSDLAARGRSVTDRNATFIDKREQSNGSLERDPEIERRASFMSERSHESAQAGVKRLEAISSTWSKTGLYVAYLGIALLAYATSLEGQTTGNLTIFATSAFKAHSLVSTVMVVQGVVLSIAKPPMSKIADVFGRFEAFSLSICFYAVGFIQQAASNSVNTYAAAQVFYSTGSTGVQILIQIFIADTSDLVNRALCSTIPSIPFLINVWIGPALAERILKNLNWRWGYGIWSIILPVAFLPLALALVINQRKAALRGILPESPFAGKSAWGIIKNVWFELDLFGLILISVAFSLILIPLTLASKAGWTNPNLISMLIVGVACLVAIPFWERSKTLAPRAFFPRAFWKNKTITCGLGLSFFYFMAFYLSVYPYFQSYLLVVKDLPLTQAGQIVQTFTFTSTITSILVSFAIKYTKQYKKFMVAGTVLYVIGLGLMLHYRTETSTATTIVWTQVFLGVGGSLTHVPAQLGVQASASHSEVAAATALFLTVLEIGGAVGSGISGAIWTNSVPKRLALYLPPETADQAAEIYGNISLASGGWPMGSPTRIAINRAYQETMTKILSVAVCVALPCVILSLMMTDYKLDEIDQGVKGVVIGASQDRVDHGDGVVVAGPSNTRLLSAGEDSGDDEDVLGLRPQNSRSRLLDAAERRDS is encoded by the coding sequence ATGCGATCAGACCTCGCTGCGAGGGGCCGGTCGGTGACGGACCGCAACGCCACATTCATCGACAAACGCGAGCAGAGCAACGGCAGTCTGGAACGGGACCCGGAAATCGAACGACGAGCATCGTTCATGTCGGAGCGAAGTCATGAGTCCGCTCAGGCGGGCGTCAAACGTCTGGAGGCCATCTCGTCGACCTGGTCCAAGACGGGCTTGTATGTCGCGTACCTGGGAATCGCCCTGCTGGCGTATGCAACGTCATTGGAAGGCCAGACAACGGGAAACCTCACCATCTTCGCAACGAGCGCATTCAAAGCACATTCGCTGGTATCGACGGTCATGGTGGTACAAGGCGTCGTCTTGTCGATTGCGAAACCGCCGATGTCGAAAATCGCAGATGTCTTTGGCCGATTCGAAGCTTTTAGCCTTTCGATTTGCTTTTATGCAGTTGGCTTCATCCAGCAAGCGGCTTCGAATAGTGTCAACACCTACGCAGCGGCACAAGTGTTCTACTCTACCGGATCGACTGGAGTACAAATCCTGATTCAGATTTTCATCGCCGATACCAGCGACCTAGTCAACCGAGCGTTATGCTCAACGATACCTTCGATACCTTTCCTGATCAACGTCTGGATAGGACCGGCCCTTGCGGAACGGATTCTGAAGAACCTCAACTGGCGATGGGGATACGGCATCTGGTCCATCATCCTTCCTGTGGCCTTCCTTCCACTCGCTCTCGCCCTTGTCATCAACCAGCGCAAGGCTGCATTGCGAGGCATCCTACCTGAGTCGCCCTTCGCAGGAAAGAGTGCGTGGGGAATCATCAAGAACGTCTGGTTCGAGCTGGATCTTTTCGGCTTGATCTTGATCAGTGTGGCCTTCTCACTCATCCTTATCCCATTGACCCTTGCGTCAAAGGCTGGCTGGACCAACCCGAACCTCATCTCTATGCTTATAGTGGGGGTCGCTTGTCTCGTTGCGATCCCATTCTGGGAACGCAGCAAGACTCTCGCCCCACGAGCATTCTTTCCGAGGGCGTTCTGGAAGAACAAGACCATCACCTGCGGCCTCGGACTCTCATTCTTTTATTTTATGGCATTCTACCTATCCGTATACCCCTACTTCCAATCCTACCTCCTCGTGGTCAAAGATCTACCCCTCACGCAAGCCGGCCAAATTGTCCAAACCTTCACATTTACCTCGACCatcacctccatcctcgTCTCCTTTGCCATCAAATACACGAAACAGTACAAGAAATTCATGGTCGCCGGCACAGTCCTGTATGTCATTGGCCTGGGTCTAATGTTGCACTACCGCACTGAAACCTCGACTGCCACCACCATCGTCTGGACGCAGGTCTTCCTCGGCGTGGGCGGTAGCCTCACTCACGTACCCGCACAGCTCGGCGTGCAGGCTTCGGCTTCCCACTCAGAAGTCGCGGCCGCCACGGCGCTTTTCTTGACTGTTCTCGAAATCGGCGGCGCCGTCGGCTCGGGCATCTCAGGCGCCATTTGGACGAATAGTGTTCCCAAAAGACTGGCGCTGTACCTGCCTCCTGAAACGGCCGACCAAGCGGCTGAGATCTACGGCAACATCTCCCTCGCTTCCGGAGGCTGGCCGATGGGAAGTCCCACGAGAATTGCCATCAACCGCGCGTATCAGGAGACGATGACAAAAATCCTCAGCGTGGCAGTGTGCGTGGCGCTGCCGTGCGTGATACTGAGTCTGATGATGACGGACTACAAGTTAGATGAGATTGACCAGGGTGTCAAGGGCGTTGTGATTGGCGCATCGCAGGATAGAGTCGATCATGGCGACGGAGTAGTCGTGGCGGGTCCTTCAAACACGAGGCTATTGAGCGCCGGCGAGGACagtggtgatgatgaagacgtgCTGGGTTTAAGACCACAGAACTCTCGAAGTCGGTTGCTCGACGCGGCAGAGAGAAGGGATTCGTAA
- the POLX2 gene encoding DNA polymerase beta-like protein (DNA-dependent DNA polymerase beta; DNA repair, DNA replication; base-excision repair; 5'-deoxyribose phosphate (dRP) lyase, Nucleotidyltransferase; DNA polymerase X family), with protein MADSKAEPASLDLSIYPPIFVSATHLDTDGLHKFEYELANAGAALTYDIQEAELVLSKATKKGRIQLDLRRKGLWTKDVTSEPAKERHPDASLAVRTRKRKRSDPEEAKVSEKNTITIDDSSTASEGEADSTTQRSATASKVFKHIPKQSQATHDSESQEQKAERMVTVVKLEWFTDSQQRGSTQSLNEYVTYRGRSVITPKSGRGILERAKEDAPASGSKVDRFGKRKFGISTPSANPASWEAGHGTKTEYAHLLHETTTEHDGGVSSDLPEMPEWVKAGVKYACQRLTPKTNPNDPFIALLKQIKLGRLLTNDEIGVRAYSTSIAALAAYNHKISNPREILALPGCDHKIANLYVEWQNTGRIQAVEELESNQDLKILNGFYDIWGVGVTTARDLYYNKGWTDRDDLIEFGWSYLSRVQQIGVKFYDEFLDLIPRVEVESICEVIREHAVRVRDDGIQTMIVGGYRRGKEACGDVDLILSHPDESKTLDLVTDLVASLEEEEWITHTLTISLSGTKREQKPLPFRTDGGGHGFDTLDKALVVWQDPTWPTRDKDLAEDPQAKNPNIHRRVDIIVAPWRSVGCAVLGWSGGTTFERDLRRYVKHEKGWKFDSSGVRDRGNGEVVDIEGFFEWEGVKAEQGRAKTMREAERRVFKGMGLEYREPWERCTG; from the exons ATGGCAGACAGCAAAGCCGAGCCGGCATCATTGGATCTCAGCATATACCCACCAATATTTGTTTCCGCCACTCACTTGGATACGGACGGTCTTCACAAGTTCGAATATGAGCTTGCTAATGCAGGCGCCGCTTTGACGTATGACATCCAGGAAGCAGAGCTTGTACTGAGCAAAGCAACGAAGAAGGGGCGCATCCAACTTGATCTGCGTAGGAAAGGCCTTTGGACTAAAGACGTGACATCCGAACCTGCAAAGGAGCGCCATCCCGATGCATCTCTTGCCGTAAGAACAAGGAAACGGAAGCGCAGCGATCCAGAAGAAGCCAAAGTGTCTGAGAAGAACACGATCACAATTGATGATTCAAGTACAGCCTCTGAGGGAGAGGCGGATTCCACAACGCAACGATCAGCCACAGCGTCAAAAGTCTTCAAGCATATCCCCAAGCAATCGCAGGCTACACATGATTCAGAATCGCAGGAACAGAAGGCAGAACGTATGGTCACTGTGGTCAAGCTCGAGTGGTTCACCGATTCTCAACAGCGCGGCTCCACGCAGTCGTTGAATGAGTACGTTACATATCGTGGCCGT TCTGTCATTACGCCTAAATCCGGCCGCGGCATCCTGGAGCGGGCAAAGGAAGACGCACCGGCCTCCGGTTCCAAGGTTGACCGCTTCGGGAAGCGCAAGTTTGGGATCAGCACACCTTCTGCTAACCCTGCAAGTTGGGAGGCCGGCCATGGAACAAAAACCGAGTATGCGCATCTACTTCATGAGACGACCACCGAGCACGACGGCGGAGTGTCGAGCGATCTACCGGAGATGCCGGAGTGGGTCAAAGCAGGCGTTAAGTACGCTTGCCAGAGACTGACTCCGAAAACGAATCCGAACGATCCCTTCATCGCACTGCTAAAGCAGATCAAGCTCGGGAGGCTGTTGACAAACGACGAGATTGGTGTTCGAGCGTACAGCACTTCCATCGCTGCACTGGCGGCCTACAACCACAAGATCAGCAATCCACGAGAGATCCTGGCTTTACCTGGCTGTGACCACAAGATTGCAAATCTCTACGTTGAATGGCAGAATACTGGTAGAATCCAGgctgtggaggagttggaaaGCAATCAAGACTTGAAGATCCTCAACGGCTTCTACGATATATGGGGTGTTGGCGTGACCACCGCCAGAGACCTTTACTACAACAAAGGCTGGACGGATCGCGACGACTTGATCGAGTTTGGCTGGAGCTATCTCTCGCGTGTTCAACAGATTGGTGTGAAGTTCTACGACGAATTCTTGGACCTCATTCCACGAGTTGAGGTCGAATCCATTTGCGAGGTCATCCGTGAACATGCCGTCAGAGTCCGCGATGATGGCATTCAGACCATGATAGTCGGAGGGTATCGTCGCGGTAAGGAGGCCTGCGGAGACGTCGATTTAATTCTCAGCCATCCAGACGAGAGCAAAACGCTTGATCTCGTTACCGATCTTGTCGCCAGcctggaggaagaagaatgGATCACGCATACTCTGACCATCTCCCTCAGCGGGACCAAGCGAGAGCAGAAGCCGCTCCCTTTCCGCACCGATGGCGGTGGCCATGGCTTCGATACTTTGGACAAAGCGCTGGTGGTGTGGCAGGACCCAACCTGGCCGACAAGAGACAAAGACCTTGCCGAGGACCCGCAGGCCAAGAATCCTAACATCCATCGGCGGGTAGACATCATCGTCGCGCCGTGGAGATCAGTCGGCTGCGCGGTCCTCGGCTGGAGTGGAGGCACAACATTTGAGAGGGATCTGCGGCGGTATGTCAAACATGAGAAGGGTTGGAAATTCGATAGTTCTGGCGTGAGAGATCGAGGGAAtggagaggtggtggacATTGAAGGGTTCTTTGAATGGGAGGGAGTGAAAGCTGAGCAGGGAAGAGCCAAGACGAtgagggaggcggagaggagggtcTTCAAGGGGATGGGATTGGAATATCGTGAGCCTTGGGAGCGCTGTACTGGATAG